Proteins encoded within one genomic window of Desulfuromonas acetoxidans DSM 684:
- a CDS encoding radical SAM protein: protein MAKQRLQPTAQGKTIHMVVATADGEVFEHPDLLMAGMNGMTLCRPLDEELIPLPEGSRLFTLPQTPPVGFDQRQNRFVTAERLPRRWGGEKIEAVCAFMAPAFTRTLLPAAAYGKDRETLPLWAYTAVGWCLEEERFYVAAQKVDRNVQWQPERFDDREVAPGVEKILAQYPDNRLLDQLSRCALDYHCFAAKNLFLGRWEAPLPTSPVCNSRCLGCLSYQAEENECCPSSQERLTFVPTVEELCQTAVPHLEQAENAIVSFGQGCEGDPILQADTICEAVRAMRQQTSRGTINFNSNASLPDKVVKLAEAGIDSIRVSLNSLREPFYNAYYRPRGYAFADVLESIRLAKQNGLFVMLNYLVFPGITDQPAEVEALLKVIDNRQVDLIQMRNLCLDPLMYLQAMPQGEPGMGMKAMLDHVKQQVPAIQYGYFNRTRENFYPPGYETDWPLD from the coding sequence ATGGCAAAGCAACGGTTACAGCCGACAGCGCAGGGAAAAACGATTCACATGGTGGTGGCCACCGCAGACGGTGAGGTGTTTGAACATCCCGATCTGCTCATGGCCGGTATGAATGGCATGACCCTGTGTCGGCCACTGGACGAAGAGCTGATTCCGCTGCCGGAAGGCAGTCGCCTGTTTACCTTGCCACAGACGCCGCCGGTGGGATTTGACCAACGCCAGAACCGCTTTGTCACGGCTGAGCGCTTGCCGCGGCGTTGGGGCGGTGAAAAAATCGAAGCGGTGTGTGCCTTTATGGCCCCGGCCTTTACCCGCACGTTGTTGCCGGCTGCTGCCTATGGCAAAGATCGTGAGACCTTGCCGTTGTGGGCGTACACGGCCGTTGGCTGGTGTCTGGAGGAAGAACGTTTTTACGTTGCCGCACAAAAGGTTGACCGCAATGTGCAATGGCAGCCGGAGCGTTTTGACGACCGTGAAGTAGCGCCCGGTGTCGAAAAAATTCTTGCCCAGTATCCTGACAACCGTCTGCTCGACCAGTTGTCGCGCTGTGCTTTGGACTATCACTGCTTTGCTGCGAAAAACCTGTTTCTCGGTCGTTGGGAAGCGCCGTTGCCGACTTCACCGGTATGTAATTCGCGCTGCCTGGGCTGTTTGTCCTATCAGGCGGAAGAGAACGAATGTTGTCCGTCGAGCCAGGAACGCCTGACCTTTGTACCGACCGTCGAAGAGTTGTGCCAGACCGCCGTGCCGCATCTGGAGCAGGCGGAAAACGCCATTGTTTCATTTGGTCAGGGCTGCGAGGGTGATCCGATCCTCCAGGCCGACACCATCTGCGAGGCGGTGCGCGCCATGCGCCAACAGACCTCGCGCGGCACCATCAACTTTAACTCCAATGCCTCGTTGCCGGACAAGGTGGTTAAGCTGGCCGAAGCGGGAATCGATTCGATCCGTGTCTCTTTGAATTCCTTACGAGAACCGTTTTATAATGCCTATTACCGACCGCGGGGCTATGCGTTTGCCGATGTGCTGGAGTCGATCCGTCTCGCCAAACAAAACGGTTTGTTTGTCATGCTCAATTACCTGGTCTTTCCCGGTATTACTGATCAGCCTGCGGAAGTTGAAGCGTTGCTTAAGGTGATTGATAATCGCCAGGTCGACCTGATCCAGATGCGCAACTTGTGCCTAGATCCACTGATGTATCTACAGGCCATGCCGCAGGGGGAGCCGGGGATGGGCATGAAGGCGATGCTTGATCATGTCAAGCAGCAGGTACCGGCCATCCAATATGGCTATTTTAATCGCACCCGGGAAAATTTTTACCCGCCCGGTTATGAAACGGACTGGCCTCTGGATTAA